In the Streptomyces spororaveus genome, AGGAGTTCGTCGACACCGGCGAGGTCTCCTTCTCGGCCCGCCACCTCACCGTCACGGTCGACGGCGGCAAGCAGATCCTCAAGGACGTCACCTTCGGCGTCCCGGAGAAGTCGCTCATCGGCGTCATCGGGCCCTCGGGCTCCGGCAAGTCCACCCTGCTCAAGGCGCTGACCGGCTACCGGCCCGCCGACCAGGGCGACGTCCTCTACGACAACCGCAACCTGTACAAGCAGTTCGCGGAGCTCCGCCAGCGCATCGGCCTGGTCCCGCAGGACGACATCCTGCACAAGGAGCTGCGCGTCCGCACGGCCCTGAAGTACGCGGCCAAGCTCCGCTTCCCCGGCGACACCGCCGAGTCCGAGCGCGCGGCCCGTATCGACGAGGTGCTGCGCGAGCTCAAGCTCGACATCCACAAGGACAAGAAGATCACCGCGCTCTCGGGTGGTCAGCGCAAGCGCGTGTCCGTGGCCCTGGAGCTGCTCACCAAGCCCTCGCTGATCTTCCTGGACGAGCCCACCTCGGGCCTCGACCCGGGCATGGACCGCGACGTCATGCAGCTGCTGCGCGGCCTCGCCGACGACGGCCGCACGGTCCTCGTCGTCACCCACTCGGTCGCCGAGCTGGCCATCTGCGACAAGCTGCTGGTCATGGCCCCGGGCGGCTCGGTCGCGTACTTCGGCCCGCCGGACGACGCGCTGAACTTCTTCGGCTACACCACGTGGGCGGACGTGTTCTCGGCCTTCGAGAACTACCGCGACTACGACTGGGCCGGCCGCTGGAAGGGCTCCCAGCACTACCAGCTGTACGCCGCCGACCTCGACGCGGTCGCCCCGCAGTCCGTGGCGATGCCCCCGGCCCAGCACATGCGCCCGACCAAGCCGCAGGGCTGGGGCTCGCAGCTGTGGACGCTGATGCGCCGCTACGTCTCGGTGATCGCGTCGGACGTGGGCTTCCTGGCCCTGATGGTGCTCCTGCCCGCGGTCCTGGGCGTGGTCTCCACGGTGATCCCGGCGAAGTTCGGCCTCGCGCCGCCCGTCGCGCCGTCCCGCTTCAACGGCGACGCCGGCACGATCATGCTGATCCTCGCGGTCGGCATGTGCTTCTCGGGTGCGGCCAACTCGGTCCGCGAGCTGATCAAGGAACGGGTCATCTACGAGCGGGAACGCGCGACCGGCCTGTACCGGTCCGCGTACCTCATGTCGAAGGTGATCGTCCTCGGCGTCATCACGGCCATCCAGGGCGTGATCATCTGCGCGATCGGCTTCTTCCCGCGCGACCTGCCCGCCGAGGGCCTGATCATGCCGCCGGCCGTCGAGATCTGCCTGTCGGTCATCGCGCTCGGCTTCACCTCGATGATGTTCGGCCTGGTGATCTCCTCGCTGGTGAAGACCGCCGAGAAGACCATGCCGCTGCTGGTCATGTTCGCGATCGTCCAGGTCGTCTTCACCGGCATCCTCTTCCAGGTGTACGACTCCCCGGGCCTGGAGCAGTTCGCCTGGCTGATGCCGTCCCGCTGGGCCATCGCCGCCGCCGGCACCACGCTGAACCTCGGCAAGCTCATGCCGCCGTGGGACGCGGAGAACCCGACCAACACCGACCCGCTCTGGGACGCCACGGTCGGCCAGTGGAGCCTGAACATCACCATCCTGCTGCTCATCGGCGTCGCCTGCGGCTTCGCGGTGCAGCGCCTGCTGCGCCGCCACGAGCCCGAGGTCATGCGCGCGGGCAAGTAGACGCGGGCGGGACGACCCGCGCGCACGCACGGCAAACGCCTCAGGGCGGCATCCGGAAGTCCGGGTGCCGCCCTGAGGCGCATGGGGGGCTGGGCTACGCCGAGGCCTAGTAGGCGCTGTTGACGTTGTCCATGGAGCCGTAGCGGTCGGCCGCGTAGTTGCAGGCGGCGACGATGTTCGCGACCGGGTCGTACTGGTCGAACTTGGTGCCCTTGACGTGGTACGCCTTGAAGGTCGGGTAGATGACCTGGAGCAGACCCTTGCTGGGGATGCCGTTCTGGGCGTTGATGTCCCAGTTGTTGATCGCCATCGGGTTACCGCTGGACTCGCGCATGACGTTCTTGTGGATCCCGGCGTAGGTGCCCGGAATGCCCTCCTTCTTCATGATGAAGAGGGCTTCCTTGATCCAGCCGTCGAGGTTGTTCGCGAAGACCGGGGTGCGGGCGGCGGAGCGGCTGGCGGCAGCCTTCTGCTCGCGGGCCTTCTTCGCGGCGGCCTCGGCCTTGGCCTTGGCGTCGGCGTCGGCCTTGATC is a window encoding:
- a CDS encoding ABC transporter ATP-binding protein/permease, whose translation is MPELVLELNGRTWTLDPSRSYSLGRDPQGDVVIDDARVSWRHATIAWNGRGWGIEDHGSTNGTYVHGARVQQTELVPGTPVHLGNATDGPRLNLSAAGAAAPQPAVAQQAQQAPAQAYAQPQAPAYQAPQQQPQHQAWEQQQHAQQQPQQPQVHLPHQQGAAAPRPAQGGAPAYGDRSPTTFHQLSLGHVMRIGRALENELVVSDLQVSRHHAEFRSMPGGRFEIHDLGSHNGTYVNGQPLAKSGTALLGPNDIVGVGHSTFRIVGDRLEEFVDTGEVSFSARHLTVTVDGGKQILKDVTFGVPEKSLIGVIGPSGSGKSTLLKALTGYRPADQGDVLYDNRNLYKQFAELRQRIGLVPQDDILHKELRVRTALKYAAKLRFPGDTAESERAARIDEVLRELKLDIHKDKKITALSGGQRKRVSVALELLTKPSLIFLDEPTSGLDPGMDRDVMQLLRGLADDGRTVLVVTHSVAELAICDKLLVMAPGGSVAYFGPPDDALNFFGYTTWADVFSAFENYRDYDWAGRWKGSQHYQLYAADLDAVAPQSVAMPPAQHMRPTKPQGWGSQLWTLMRRYVSVIASDVGFLALMVLLPAVLGVVSTVIPAKFGLAPPVAPSRFNGDAGTIMLILAVGMCFSGAANSVRELIKERVIYERERATGLYRSAYLMSKVIVLGVITAIQGVIICAIGFFPRDLPAEGLIMPPAVEICLSVIALGFTSMMFGLVISSLVKTAEKTMPLLVMFAIVQVVFTGILFQVYDSPGLEQFAWLMPSRWAIAAAGTTLNLGKLMPPWDAENPTNTDPLWDATVGQWSLNITILLLIGVACGFAVQRLLRRHEPEVMRAGK
- a CDS encoding transglycosylase SLT domain-containing protein, which encodes MSASRTPGHSRLTKAHKLSIAGVATLSAAAVAFSLAPADAAEAQTVNAAPVAWTQAVGGAQTKTLQGRLSAQQVISQANAKAAAKIKADADAKAKAEAAAKKAREQKAAASRSAARTPVFANNLDGWIKEALFIMKKEGIPGTYAGIHKNVMRESSGNPMAINNWDINAQNGIPSKGLLQVIYPTFKAYHVKGTKFDQYDPVANIVAACNYAADRYGSMDNVNSAY